In Oncorhynchus clarkii lewisi isolate Uvic-CL-2024 chromosome 2, UVic_Ocla_1.0, whole genome shotgun sequence, one DNA window encodes the following:
- the LOC139382943 gene encoding carboxypeptidase A2-like, translating to MKVLVLFALLAAANCEKVFIGDQVIRVNVESEEQILLLRALEQDTYWDLDFWLHPVNTEVPVDIRVPSSSLYAVKDYLRAHNIQFSVMISNLQELLDEEKAEMEENNMSERSSKSFNFGAYHSLETIYSWMDGLVAAHPNLVTKEQIGTSYEGRPMYVLKFSTGGDKRPAIWVDSGIHSREWVSQATGVWTANQIASDYGTDASLTSLLKTMDIYLLILANPDGYVHSHTSDRMWRKTRSKNPGSMCRGVDPNRNWDAGFGGPGASTNPCSDSYHGPSPHSEIEVKNVVNLVKNHGNFKSFISIHAYSQLLMYPYGYTCTDALHAAELDSVGRSAVQKLSSLHGTTYKVGSICKIIYQASGGSIDWTYNLGIKYSFAFELRDTGRYGFILPANQIIPTASETWLALKDIMEYVRDHSY from the exons ATGAAGGTGCTGGTACTCTTTGCGCTGCTTGCAGCCGCCAATTGTGAGAAGGTCTTCATTGG agaccaggtcatcagggtcaatgtggagtctGAGGAGCAGATTCTGCTTCTGCGTGCTCTGGAGCAGGACACATACTGGGAT CTGGACTTTTGGCTCCACCCTGTGAACACTGAGGTCCCTGTGGACATCCGCGTGCCCTCCTCCAGCCTGTACGCTGTCAAGGACTACCTCCGTGCCCATAACATCCAGTTCTCTGTCATGATTAGCAACCTGCAG GAACTCCTGGATGAGGAGAaggcagagatggaggagaacaATATGAGCGAGCGCAGCTCCAAGAGCTTCAACTTTGGAGCCTATCACTCTCTGGAGACG ATCTACAGCTGGATGGATGGCCTGGTGGCTGCTCACCCTAACCTAGTTACCAAGGAACAGATCGGAACCTCCTATGAAGGCAGGCCCATGTATGTCCTGAAG TTCAGCACGGGTGGTGACAAGCGTCCTGCCATCTGGGTTGACTCTGGTATCCACTCCAGAGAGTGGGTGTCTCAGGCCACTGGAGTTTGGACCGCCAACCAG ATTGCCAGTGACTATGGTACTGATGCTTCCCTGACCTCCCTCCTGAAAACCATGGACATCTACCTGCTGATTCTAGCCAACCCTGATGGATACGTCCACAGCCACACCAGT GACCGTATGTGGCGCAAGACTCGCTCCAAGAACCCTGGCTCCATGTGCCGTGGTGTCGACCCCAACAGGAACTGGGATGCCGGTTTTGGAG gCCCCGGTGCTAGTACCAACCCCTGCTCTGACTCGTACCACGGCCCATCTCCCCATTCTGAGATAGAGGTGAAGAACGTTGTGAACCTGGTGAAGAACCACGGCAACTTCAAGTCCTTCATCTCCATCCACGCCTACTCCCAGCTGCTCATGTACCCCTACGGATACACCTGCACAGATGCGCTCCACGCGGCTGAACTG GACTCTGTGGGCAGGTCTGCAGTCCAGAAGCTCAGCTCTCTCCATGGAACCACATATAAGGTTGGCAGCATCTGCAAGATCATCT ATCAGGCCAGCGGAGGCAGCATCGATTGGACCTATAACCTGGGCATCAAGTACTCCTTTGCCTTCGAGCTGAGGGACACCGGTCGCTATGGTTTCATCCTGCCAGCCAATCAgatcatccccactgcctctgagaCCTGGCTGGCCCTGAAGGACATCATGGAGTATGTCCGTGACCACTCCTATTAA